The Gemella haemolysans ATCC 10379 genome contains the following window.
AAATGCGGCATTTCAGAGTATTGGTTTGTCCTATCAAGACATGTTGAGTGTGTGGTATTGATGTCAAAAGTTGAACCTGATAAGTAAATAAAGTGTAGAAAATAAAGGTTTATTCATAGGATATCGTTAAAAGGTTTTAGACGTTGGAGGTAAGTAGTTGAAAGAAAATCGACCGGATTTTAGTAATATAAAATCATTTGAAGAATTTAAGAAATACTATTGGTATCGAGAAGAACTTTCACAAATATGTAAGTCTCTTGGACTAGAGTATAGATGTACGAAGAAAGAATTGAACTATATTATTGAACAATATTTCATGGGCAATAAAGTAGAAAAATCTTTTAGTAAAGGTAAGAAAAGTCAATTAGAAGCTGTAACCCTAGAGACTCCGTTACTTAACTGTGGTTTTTCTTTTAATCAAAAATTTAGAGATTATTTTTCAGCTGTAACAGGAGCTAGCCCGTTTAAATTTAATGCTGATATGGCAACGGCTTGGAGAAAAGTAAAAAGGGATAACGATGAAAAATTTACGATTCAAGATATGATAAAAATATATTATGGAGAATCAGATTATGCCAAGTATGATAATTCTGCTTGTCAGTGGAATCAATTTCTGAAAGACTTTTGCGCAGATGAATCTAGCAATAATTATTCTAATAAGTTAAAAGTTGCAGCTATACTTTGGAAAGAAGTTAGAAACTCAAAAAATGAAAAAATTTATTCAAAACAACTTTTGAATGAATATAGATACAAAGTAGAGGAGTATCGTAAATAAATATCTGTTAGATACTTTTAACGATAGCTTATACCCAAAAAATACCAGGAGATTAAAAGATGAACAATTATATAAAATTTAATGAAGATAGATGGAATAATGTAAAAA
Protein-coding sequences here:
- a CDS encoding SAP domain-containing protein — protein: MKENRPDFSNIKSFEEFKKYYWYREELSQICKSLGLEYRCTKKELNYIIEQYFMGNKVEKSFSKGKKSQLEAVTLETPLLNCGFSFNQKFRDYFSAVTGASPFKFNADMATAWRKVKRDNDEKFTIQDMIKIYYGESDYAKYDNSACQWNQFLKDFCADESSNNYSNKLKVAAILWKEVRNSKNEKIYSKQLLNEYRYKVEEYRK